In Zingiber officinale cultivar Zhangliang chromosome 8B, Zo_v1.1, whole genome shotgun sequence, a single genomic region encodes these proteins:
- the LOC122014488 gene encoding translation initiation factor IF-2-like, which yields MRSFGKLTAVSGGRPAAATALYAYSTLPGGGGGGGGGRGRGRGSGPPTPVPGQPAPHEGDEHGFAPPGVGRGRGQPVLPSSPVLPSFSSWMSPGDPASVGRGRGRFAPSPPPPPPPSDPSESSAGPKKPIFFRREEVPSDLGDKPKLAGSDEVAPLPRSMSPGPSGVGRGKPTRVPESDARPREENRHLRQRPAPRSGPETSAQTASQTRMGREEAVKRAVEVLSRSGGGQGPGRGRGGRTMTRGRGRGRGGRSGGRGGAEEQELDIGIYLGNNADGEKLEKRLGEEKMNLLNEAFEEMSLRALPSPLVQAYLEAQHYNNMIEYEPEYLVNFENPDIDEKPPMSLEEALQKAKPFLMAYEGFQSHEQWEEAVNEIMKKLPLKEELIEMYCGPDVITAKQQQEELERVAKTVPENVHSSVKKFTERAVLSLQSNPGWGFDKKCQFMDKLVREVSQQYK from the exons ATGCGGTCCTTCGGCAAGCTAACCGCGGTTTCCGGAGGCCGCCCCGCGGCGGCCACCGCCCTGTATGCCTACTCCACCTTgcctggtggtggtggtggtggcggtggcggaagaggaagaggccgaggTTCGGGACCCCCGACCCCTGTCCCTGGCCAACCCGCTCCCCACGAAGGCGACGAGCATGGTTTTGCCCCGCCGGGCGTTGGCCGCGGGAGAGGCCAACCCGTACTGCCGTCCTCTCCTGTCCTCCCCTCTTTCTCGTCTTGGATGTCCCCTGGGGATCCTGCTTCTGTAGGGCGGGGCCGCGGGCGCTTCGCcccgtcgccgccgccgccgccgcctccttcCGATCCCTCCGAATCCTCCGCAGGTCCTAAAAAGCCGATTTTTTTCAGGCGGGAGGAAGTGCCTTCCGACTTGGGAGACAAACCTAAGTTAGCTGGCTCGGATGAAGTCGCTCCGCTTCCTCGGAGCATGTCCCCTGGACCCTCTGGCGTCGGGAGGGGCAAGCCCACCCGCGTTCCCGAATCAGATGCCCGGCCGCGCGAGGAGAATCGTCATCTCCGGCAGAGACCAGCTCCTAGGTCTGGTCCGGAAACGTCTGCTCAGACGGCGAGCCAGACGAGGATGGGACGGGAGGAGGCTGTAAAAAGGGCTGTTGAGGTCTTGTCTCGTTCGGGCGGCGGGCAGGGCCCTGGGAGGGGAAGAGGAGGTAGAACGATGACCCggggaagagggagagggagaggcggaAGGTCCGGGGGACGAGGAGGAGCAGAGGAACAGGAACTCGACATTGGCATTTATCTTGGAAACAATGCTGATGGAGAGAAATTGGAGAAGAGGCTTGGAGAAGAGAAGATGAATCTACTGAAtgaagcatttgaagaaatgagcTTGAGAGCTCTGCCATCTCCACTGGTGCAGGCTTATTTGGAGGCCCAACACTATAACAATATG ATTGAGTATGAGCCAGAATACTTGGTTAATTTTGAAAATCCAGATATCGATGAGAAGCCACCGATGTCCCTTGAGGAAGCACTGCAGAAGGCTAAGCCATTCTTGATGGCCTATGAAGGGTTCCAAAGCCATGAACAATGGGAG GAAGCTGTAAatgaaattatgaaaaaattGCCTTTGAAGGAAGAACTTATTGAGATGTATTGTGGGCCTGATGTAATTACTGCTAAGCAACAACAGGAAGAGTTGGAGAGGGTGGCAAAGACTGTTCCAGAGAACGTACATTCTTCTGTGAAGAAGTTTACTGAGCGGGCTGTTCTTTCTCTTCAG AGCAACCCAGGTTGGGGCTTCGACAAGAAATGTCAGTTCATGGACAAGCTTGTGCGGGAGGTCTCACAGCAGTACAAGTAA
- the LOC122014489 gene encoding phosphoglycerate kinase, cytosolic-like: MAKKSVGDLKGDDLKGKRVFVRVDLNVPLDEHQKITDDTRIRAAVPTIKYLIEHGAKVILCSHLGRPKGVTPKYSLKPLVPRVSELLGVDVEMADDCIGEEVETKVAALPDGGVLLLENVRFHKEEEKNDPEFCKKLASLADLYVNDAFGTAHRAHASTEGVTKFLKPAVAGFLMQKELDYLVGAVGNPTRPFAAIVGGSKVSTKIGVIESLLGKVDLLLLGGGMIFTFYKAQGYSVGSSLVEEDKLELAISLLEKAKSKGVSLLLPSDVVVADKFAADANSMVVPASSIADGWMGLDIGPDSIKTFSESLDAAKTIIWNGPMGVFEFEKFAAGTDAIAKKLADLSANGVTTIIGGGDSVAAVEKAGLADKMSHISTGGGASLELLEGKPLPGVLALDDA, encoded by the exons ATGGCGAAGAAGAGCGTGGGCGACCTCAAGGGGGACGACCTCAAGGGGAAGAGGGTGTTCGTGAGGGTGGATCTCAACGTGCCCTTGGATGAACACCAGAAGATCACCGACGACACCCGCATCCGCGCCGCCGTGCCGACGATCAAGTACCTGATCGAGCACGGCGCCAAAGTGATCCTCTGCAGTCATCTG GGCCGCCCTAAAGGTGTCACCCCCAAATACAGTTTGAAGCCCCTTGTGCCTAGGGTTTCTGAACTTCTTGGTGTTGAT GTTGAGATGGCTGATGATTGTATTGGTGAAGAAGTAGAGACGAAGGTGGCTGCGTTACCAGATGGAGGTGTTCTCCTTCTTGAGAATGTGAGGttccacaaagaggaagagaagaacgACCCAGAGTTTTGTAAGAAGCTAGCATCACTTGCTGACCTCTATGTCAATGACGCCTTCGGAACAGCTCACCGTGCGCATGCTTCGACAGAGGGGGTTACCAAATTCTTGAAGCCAGCTGTTGCTGGCTTTCTGATGCAGAAG GAGCTTGACTATCTTGTTGGAGCTGTAGGAAACCCTACTAGGCCTTTTGCTGCCATTGTTGGTGGATCTAAGGTTTCAACCAAAATTGGGGTGATAGAGTCATTGTTGGGGAAGGTAGACCTCCTCTTGCTCGGTGGAGGAATGATATTCACTTTTTACAAGGCACAAGGATACTCCGTAGGATCGTCTCTCGTCGAGGAAGATAAGCTTGAGCTTGCAATTTCACTTTTGGAGAAAGCCAAGTCTAAGGGGGTTTCTTTGTTGCTACCCTCAGATGTTGTAGTTGCTGACAAGTTTGCTGCTGATGCCAATAGCATG GTTGTACCAGCTTCCAGCATTGCTGATGGCTGGATGGGTCTTGATATTGGCCCTGATTCTATCAAGACATTCAGTGAATCCCTCGATGCTGCTAAGACCATCATCTGGAATGGACCCATGGGAGTCTTTGAATTTGAAAAATTTGCTGCTGGAACCGAT GCAATCGCAAAGAAGTTAGCCGACTTGAGTGCCAATGGCGTGACAACCATTATAGGAGGTGGCGATTCGGTGGCTGCAGTTGAGAAAGCAGGGCTCGCCGATAAGATGAGCCACATCTCCACTGGAGGTGGTGCTAGCTTGGAGCTGCTGGAGGGCAAGCCTCTTCCTGGTGTTCTTGCACTCGACGACGCCTGA